TGCTCGGAGACCTGGTGCTCTGCCCCGACATCGCCGAGAAGCAGGCGACCACGGCCGGTCACTCGACTAACGCCGAGATCGAGCTGCTCACCGTGCACGGCATCCTGCACCTGCTCGGCTACGACCACGCCGTGCCCGACGAGCACGCGGAGATGTTCGGTCTCCAGGACCGCCTACTCGCGGAGTGGCGCGCTCGGTGACCGACATCTGGCTGCTCATCATGGCGGCCGCCCTGGTCCTGGTGGCCGGACTCTTCTCCGCCGCGGACGCGGCACTGGCCGGTTTCTCGCACGCTCGCGCCGAGGAGCTCGTCACCGAGACACGTCCCGGCTCGCGCAAGCTGCTGCGCATCCTCGACGACGCACCGCGCTACCTCAACACCGCGCTGCTACTGCGTCTTCTCTGCGAGATCGGCGCGACGGTCATCGTCACGCTCTGGGTCACCGAGCGCTTCGACTACGCCTGGTGGGCGACGCTGGTGGTCACCATCAGCGTGATGCTCCTGGTCTCGTTCGTCGCGATCGGCGTGGCGCCCCGCACCCTGGGCCGCCAGCACGATGTCAGCGTCGCCCTGCTCTCGGCCGGGCCGATCGTCTTCGTCACCCGGGTCCTCGGACCGCTCCCACAGCTGCTGATCCTGCTCGGCAACGCGATCACCCCCGGCCGGGGCTTCCGCACCGGACCCTTCTCGACGGAGACGGAGCTCCGTGAGCTGGTCGACATGGCCGAGGCATCGGCGGTCATCGAGTCGGGTGAGCGCAAGATGATCCACTCCGTCTTCGAGCTCGGCGACACCATCGCTCGCGAGGTGATGGTGCCGCGCAACGACGTGGTCTACATCGAGCACTACAAGAACCTCCGCCAGACGATGTCGCTGTTCCTGCGCAGCGGCTACTCCCGGATCCCGGTCATCGGCGAGAACCTCGACGACGTGCGCGGCATGGCCTATCTCAAGGATGTCGTCCGCCGCGACTTCGAGGCCCCCGATGTCGAGACCACCCAGCGTGTCGAGGAGGTCATGCGGCCGGTGCACTACGTGCCTGACTCCAAACCCGTCGACGAGCTGATGTCGGAGATGCAGTCCATGCGCCAGCACGTCGCCATCGTCGTCGACGAGTACGGCGGCACCGCCGGCCTGGTGACCATCGAGGACGTGCTCGAGGAGATCGTCGGCGAGATCACCGACGAGTACGACGAGGACTCCGCCGAGTTCGAGACTCTCGAGGACGGCAGTGCGCGGGTCGTATCGCGCTACCCGGTCGACGACCTGGTCGACCTGTTCGGCATCCAGGTCTTCGACGACGACGTCGACAGCGTTGGTGGCCTGCTGGCCAAGCACCTCGGCCGGGTGCCGATCCCGGGCGCTTCAGTCGAGGTGCACGGCCTGCGCTTCGAGGCCGAGCGCGCCACCGGCCGACGCCACAAGCTCGGCACGGTGCTTATCAAGCGTGTCGTCCCCGAGCACGATCCCGCCCCTGACGACGAGGAGTCCGCCGATGCCTGACCCCGGTCCTGATGAACTGAGCGCCGAGGACGCCAAGCTCGTCACCCTCGCCCGCGCCACGCGTGCACGGGTCGGCGCAGCCGAGGGTGCCGCGGTCCGCGACCTGGACGGACGCACGTACGCCGCGGCCACCGTCGACCTTCGAAGCCTCCAGCTCAGCGCGGTGCAGAGCTGTGTGGCGATGGCGGTCGCGTCGGGTGCGCGTGGACTCGAGGCGTGCGTGGTGCTGGGGGCCGCAAGCTCGCTCGTCGAACCCGACCACCGTGCGCTCACCGATCTCGCCGGTACCGGCGTCGTCGTGCACTTCGCCGACGAGCGCGGCACCGTGGTGATGTCCGTCACCACCTGAACTCACTTGCGGCGCAGCCCGGCATGAGTACGTTGGGCCCGTGGATCCTTCAGCAGCGCAGGGGTTCGGTGCCAGCCGGGCCAGCGCGCACGCCGCCGCCGTCGCCAGGCTCCGTGCGTCGTACGAGGCAATCCCGGTCGGCGCACCGGTGCGGCTCGCGAAGCCGACGTCCAACCTGTTCCGGCCCCGCAGCGCGACCGATGCGCCCGGCCTCGACGTCAGCGGACTCGCCGGCGTGCTGCACGTCGACACGGTCGCCCGCACCGCCGACGTGCAGGGCATGTGCACCTACGAGGCGCTGGTCGCGGCGACGCTGCCGCACCGTCTCATCCCGTACGTCGTGCCGCAGCTGCGTACCATCACGCTGGGTGGCGCGGTCACCGGCCTCGGCATCGAGGCGACGTCGTACCGCAACGGCCTCCCGCACGAGTCGGTGCGCGAGATGGATGTCTTCACCGGGTCCGGTGAGGTCGTCACGTGCCGTCCGGGCGACGAGCTGTTCGACACTTTCCCCAACTCCTACGGGTCTCTCGGCTATGCCACCCGGCTGCGCATCGAGCTCGAGCCTGTGCACGACTACGTCGCGCTGCGCCATGTGCGTTTCAACGACGCCGCCCAGCTGGCGAGCGCGATCGCCGAGATCGCCGAGAGCCGCGAGTGGGCCGGCGAGCGGGTGGACGGCCTGGACGGGGTGGCCTTCGAGCCCGGCGAGCTGTACCTCACGCTGGCCCGCTGGACCGACGAGCCAGGCCCGACGTCCGACTACACCGGGCAGCAGATCTTCTACCGCTCGATCCGTGAGCGCACGACCGACCGGCTGACCATGCACGACTACCTCTGGCGCTGGGACACCGACTGGTTCTGGTGCTCCGGAGCGTTCGGCGCGCAGCACCCACTGGTCAGGCGGGTCTGGCCGCGGCGTTTGCGTCGTTCCGACGTCTACCACCGGCTGGTGGGGCTGGAGCGGCGTTTCGGCGTCGCCGACCGGCTCGACAAGCTCGCGAAGCGGCCGCAGCGCGAACGCGTCATCCAGGACGTCGAGCTGCCGGTCGACCGGCTGGCCGAGTTCCTCGCCTGGTTCGACGACGAGATCGGGATGCGGCCGGTGTGGATCTGCCCGCTCGTCACCACGCGCGACTGGCCGCTCTACCCGCTGCGTCCGGGCGCGACGTACGTCAATGTCGGCTTCTGGGGCACCGTGCACGTCGGGCCCGACGCTGTCGATGCGCCGCGCAACCGCGCCATCGAGGCGAGAGTGCACGAGCTCGGCGGGAACAAGTCGCTGTACTCCGAGGCTTTCTACGACGAGGAGACCTTCGACGCGCTGTACGACGGCGCACACCTGGCCAAGGTCAAGCAGGACGTCGACCCCGACGACCGGCTGACCAGCCTCTACGACAAGGCAGTAGGTCGGCGCTGACCGGCACAGGCACCAAAACGAGAGGAAGAGCATGAGCCTGACGACGAGCCGCGCCCTGACCATCGGAGACGCGGTCGCATCGCTGCTACGCGACGGGATGCCGGTGCGCTTCACGGCGTACGACGGCAGCAGCGCGGGGCCTTCGGACGCGAGCATCGGTCTGCACCTGCGCAACGAGCGGGGGCTTTCCTACCTGCTGACCGCCCCCGGCGACCTCGGCATGGCACGCGCGTACGTGATGGGCGACCTGACGATCAGCGGTGTCGAGCCGGGGGACCCGTACGAGGCACTGGCGCTGCTGAAGAGCAACCTCCGTTTCCGGGCGCCGACACCCGCGGAGGCGTTGTCGATCGTGCGGTCGCTCGGCATCGCCCACTTGGTGCCGCCCTCGCCACCGCCGCAGGAGACGCTGCCGCGCTGGCGTCGCGCCGTCGAGGGGCTGCGGCACTCGATGACCCGCGACGCCGACGTGATCCAGCACCACTACGACGTGTCCAACCGCTTCTACGAGATGGTGCTCGGCCCCTCGATGGCCTACACCTGTGCGCTCTTCGATGGCCCCGACGTCTCGCTCGAGGAGGCGCAGGCCGCGAAGTTCGACCTGGTCGCGCGCAAGCTCGGGCTCGAGTCGGGGCAACGGCTGCTCGACGTCGGGTGCGGCTGGGGCGGCATGGTGATGCACGCGGCCCGCGAGTACGGCGTCTCCGCGCTCGGCGTGACGCTTTCGGCCGAGCAGGCCGCGTGGGGCCAGGAGGCGGTGAAGCGTGAAGGACTCGAGCACCTGGTGGAGATCCGGCACCTCGACTACCGGCATGTCACCGAAACCGGCTTCGACGCGGTCAGCTCCATCGGGCTCACCGAGCACATCGGTGTGCGCAACTATCCGGCGTACTTCACCCACCTGCTCAACCGGCTGCGTCCTGAAGGGCGGCTGCTCAACCACTGCATCACCCGTGCGCACAACCAGCGCGAGGAGACCGGTGCGTTCATCGACCGCTATGTCTTCCCCGACGGCGAGCTGACCGGGTCGGGACGCATCATCAGCGCCGCGCAGGACGCGGGTTTCGAGGTCATGCACGAGGAGAACCTGCGGCGTCACTACGCGCTCACCCTGCGCGAGTGGTGCGCCAACCTGCGCGACAACTGGGACGAGTGCGTGGCCGAGGTCGGCGAGGGTACGGCGCGCGTGTGGGGTGTCTACATGGCCGGCTCGCGGATCGGCTTCGAGCGCAACGAGGTCCAACTGCACCAGGTGCTCGCGGTGAAGACCGGTGGCGACGGCCAGGACGGATTCGGGCTGCGTCCGGAGTGGTGACTAGCCTTGCCGGGTGAGCACCAGGGCCCGGCAGTTCTCAGCCGAGGTGCTGCGTCGTGAGGAGCTGTCGCCGCACCTGGTCCGGCTGACCCTCGGCGGTGCCGGGCTCGCGGAGTTCACCAGCACCGGCGTGCCCGACGAGTGGGTCGGTCTGGTCGTGCCGGGCCAGTTCCAGAGCCGGTACTACACGGTGCGCTCGTGGGCCTCGGGCGAGCTCGTGGTCGACGTGGTCGTGCACGACGTCGGCCTGGTCACCGAGTGGGCCGCCCGCGACTGCGTGGGCGAGCCGGTGACGATCACGGAGCCGCGCGGGTCGTTCACGCTGCCCGCAGGGGCTGCCTGGGTCCTGCTGGTCGGTGACCTGACCGGGCTGCCGGCGATGGCCCGGATCGCCGAGACCGTCGACCTGCCGACGCGCATCTGGGCGGAGGTGCCTGACGACCTCGGCTCCTACCTGCCTGAGGGCTCGAACGTCACCTGGCTCGCGCCTCCAGCACCGGGTGCTTCTGCGCTGGCCGAGGTCGTCGATGGCATCGACTGGCCCGATGGTGACGGATACTTCTGGATGGCGGGGGAGTCGGCGCAGATGCGCGCGATCCGCAAGCACCTGATGCGCGAGCGCGGCCTCGCGAGCACGGCGTACGACGTGATGGGCTACTGGCGCGGAAGCGCACAGCGGCAGCCGCGTGCGGTCGACCCGGGGCCGATCTACCGGGCCGGCAAGGCGGCAGGCAAGACTGACGACCAGATCTGGGCCGAGTACGACGACGCAAGGAACACATGACCGAGCCAGCAACCCCCGCGCACAAGAGCGGCTTCGCGTCGTTCGTCGGCAGGCCCAATGCGGGCAAGTCGACGCTGACCAACGCCCTGGTGGGCAGCAAGGTGGTCATCACCAGCTCCAAGCCGCAGACCACCCGCACCGTCGTACGCGGCATCGTGCACCGGCCCGACGCCCAGCTCATCCTGGTCGACACCCCCGGCCTGCACCGGCCCAGGACCCTGCTCGGCGAGCGGCTCAACGACCTGGTGAAGACGACGCTGGCCGAGGTCGACGTCGTCGCGGTGTGCCTGCCGGCCAACGAGAAGGTCGGGCCCGGCGACCGTTTCATCGTCAGGGAGATGGCGAAGGTACGCCGCACCATCAAGGTCGCGATCGCCACCAAGACCGACCTCGCCACCGGTGAGCAGATCGGTCAGCACCTGCTCGACATCCAGAAGCTCGGCGCCGACAGTGGCATCGAGTGGGCCCAGATCGTGCCGGTCTCCGCGCAGTCGGGTGACCAGGTCAAGCTGCTCGAGGACCTGCTGGTCGGGCTGCTGCCCGACGGGCCGCAGCTCTACCCCGACGGCGACCTCAGCGACGCCCCCGAAGAGGCGATCGTCGCCGAGCTGATCCGCGAGGCCGCCCTCGAGGGCGTGCGCGACGAACTCCCGCACTCCATCGCCGTGGTCGTCGAGGAGATGGGTCTGCGCGAGGGTCGCGACGCCGACAAGCCGCTGCTCGACATCTACGCGAATCTTTACGTCGAGCGTGACTCCCAGAAGGGGATCATGATCGGCCACAAGGGCGCCCGGCTCCGCGAGGTCGGCACCGCCGCCCGCAAGCAGATCGAGGCCCTGTTCGGCACCCCGGTCTACCTCGACCTGCACATCAAGATCGCCAAGGACTGGCAGCGTGACCCGCGCCAGCTGCGCAAGCTGGGGTTCTGACGCCCGAGGCGGCCTTTTCGAGCTCAGTGGCCAGCAGGACCGCCTGGCGCCTGC
This is a stretch of genomic DNA from Nocardioides sp. InS609-2. It encodes these proteins:
- a CDS encoding FAD-binding oxidoreductase, with translation MDPSAAQGFGASRASAHAAAVARLRASYEAIPVGAPVRLAKPTSNLFRPRSATDAPGLDVSGLAGVLHVDTVARTADVQGMCTYEALVAATLPHRLIPYVVPQLRTITLGGAVTGLGIEATSYRNGLPHESVREMDVFTGSGEVVTCRPGDELFDTFPNSYGSLGYATRLRIELEPVHDYVALRHVRFNDAAQLASAIAEIAESREWAGERVDGLDGVAFEPGELYLTLARWTDEPGPTSDYTGQQIFYRSIRERTTDRLTMHDYLWRWDTDWFWCSGAFGAQHPLVRRVWPRRLRRSDVYHRLVGLERRFGVADRLDKLAKRPQRERVIQDVELPVDRLAEFLAWFDDEIGMRPVWICPLVTTRDWPLYPLRPGATYVNVGFWGTVHVGPDAVDAPRNRAIEARVHELGGNKSLYSEAFYDEETFDALYDGAHLAKVKQDVDPDDRLTSLYDKAVGRR
- a CDS encoding hemolysin family protein, with translation MAAALVLVAGLFSAADAALAGFSHARAEELVTETRPGSRKLLRILDDAPRYLNTALLLRLLCEIGATVIVTLWVTERFDYAWWATLVVTISVMLLVSFVAIGVAPRTLGRQHDVSVALLSAGPIVFVTRVLGPLPQLLILLGNAITPGRGFRTGPFSTETELRELVDMAEASAVIESGERKMIHSVFELGDTIAREVMVPRNDVVYIEHYKNLRQTMSLFLRSGYSRIPVIGENLDDVRGMAYLKDVVRRDFEAPDVETTQRVEEVMRPVHYVPDSKPVDELMSEMQSMRQHVAIVVDEYGGTAGLVTIEDVLEEIVGEITDEYDEDSAEFETLEDGSARVVSRYPVDDLVDLFGIQVFDDDVDSVGGLLAKHLGRVPIPGASVEVHGLRFEAERATGRRHKLGTVLIKRVVPEHDPAPDDEESADA
- a CDS encoding cyclopropane-fatty-acyl-phospholipid synthase family protein: MSLTTSRALTIGDAVASLLRDGMPVRFTAYDGSSAGPSDASIGLHLRNERGLSYLLTAPGDLGMARAYVMGDLTISGVEPGDPYEALALLKSNLRFRAPTPAEALSIVRSLGIAHLVPPSPPPQETLPRWRRAVEGLRHSMTRDADVIQHHYDVSNRFYEMVLGPSMAYTCALFDGPDVSLEEAQAAKFDLVARKLGLESGQRLLDVGCGWGGMVMHAAREYGVSALGVTLSAEQAAWGQEAVKREGLEHLVEIRHLDYRHVTETGFDAVSSIGLTEHIGVRNYPAYFTHLLNRLRPEGRLLNHCITRAHNQREETGAFIDRYVFPDGELTGSGRIISAAQDAGFEVMHEENLRRHYALTLREWCANLRDNWDECVAEVGEGTARVWGVYMAGSRIGFERNEVQLHQVLAVKTGGDGQDGFGLRPEW
- a CDS encoding cytidine deaminase, whose protein sequence is MPDPGPDELSAEDAKLVTLARATRARVGAAEGAAVRDLDGRTYAAATVDLRSLQLSAVQSCVAMAVASGARGLEACVVLGAASSLVEPDHRALTDLAGTGVVVHFADERGTVVMSVTT
- the era gene encoding GTPase Era; this encodes MTEPATPAHKSGFASFVGRPNAGKSTLTNALVGSKVVITSSKPQTTRTVVRGIVHRPDAQLILVDTPGLHRPRTLLGERLNDLVKTTLAEVDVVAVCLPANEKVGPGDRFIVREMAKVRRTIKVAIATKTDLATGEQIGQHLLDIQKLGADSGIEWAQIVPVSAQSGDQVKLLEDLLVGLLPDGPQLYPDGDLSDAPEEAIVAELIREAALEGVRDELPHSIAVVVEEMGLREGRDADKPLLDIYANLYVERDSQKGIMIGHKGARLREVGTAARKQIEALFGTPVYLDLHIKIAKDWQRDPRQLRKLGF
- a CDS encoding siderophore-interacting protein, which produces MSTRARQFSAEVLRREELSPHLVRLTLGGAGLAEFTSTGVPDEWVGLVVPGQFQSRYYTVRSWASGELVVDVVVHDVGLVTEWAARDCVGEPVTITEPRGSFTLPAGAAWVLLVGDLTGLPAMARIAETVDLPTRIWAEVPDDLGSYLPEGSNVTWLAPPAPGASALAEVVDGIDWPDGDGYFWMAGESAQMRAIRKHLMRERGLASTAYDVMGYWRGSAQRQPRAVDPGPIYRAGKAAGKTDDQIWAEYDDARNT